From one Anopheles cruzii chromosome 3, idAnoCruzAS_RS32_06, whole genome shotgun sequence genomic stretch:
- the LOC128270285 gene encoding lipase 1-like: protein MQVWLLASLVVFAKLMLARQSDNAPIDNPFRVDEEDAYMTVPQLVWKYGYYVEIHEVQTEDGYLLDLYRIPGRRTASGQHPLRPYRNAPVFLMHSLLSSCADWVLMGPGRGLAYLLADRGYDVWMGNARGTRYSRKHIHLDPDRSSRFWKFSWHEIGTYDVPAMIDHVLATTGYQRLHYVGFSQGTMVFFVMLSMRPEYNAKVIDMQAISPSVYMYRLKGRVVRSFIALADQLVAGLADSGRNEILPRRSYLNAVAQIGCQNANVTFCRELLYDVAGKNPPQVDDKMLRVFLGHFPAGASLRQLHHFSQIIRTGRFAQYGSPREPLYNLSRALVPVVVYYGLNDNVINFRDALQLADEVPYLAGLYQIEDPLFTHSDFILAKNAARLLNTRVLWELDRYDQMS, encoded by the exons ATGCAGGTTTGGTTGCTCGCTTCGCTGGTAGTGTTTGCAAAGCTAATGCTGGCCCGTCAGTCGGACAACGCGCCCATCGATAATCCTTTCCGCGTGGACGAAGAGGATGCTTACATGACCGTG CCGCAGTTGGTGTGGAAATATGGTTACTACGTCGAAATCCACGAGGTCCAAACGGAAGACGGTTACTTACTCGACCTCTACCGTATCCCTGGTCGGCGTACTGCGTCCGGGCAGCATCCGTTACGACCGTACCGTAACGCTCCGGTGTTCCTGATGCACTCGCTGCTCAGCAGCTGCGCCGATTGGGTGCTGATGGGCCCTGGACGTGGTCTGGCGTACTTGCTCGCCGACCGTGGCTACGACGTGTGGATGGGTAACGCTCGCGGGACACGTTACTCGCGCAAGCACATTCACCTCGATCCGGATCGATCAAGCCGGTTCTGGAAGTTTTCCTGGCACGAGATCGGTACGTATGATGTGCCGGCCATGATCGACCACgtcctggccaccaccggctaTCAGCGCCTGCACTACGTCGGTTTTTCGCAGGGAACGATGGTGTTTTTCGTGATGCTCTCGATGCGCCCGGAGTATAACGCGAAGGTGATCGACATGCAGGCGATCTCACCGTCCGTTTACATGTACCGTCTGAAGGGTCGCGTGGTGCGATCGTTCATCGCCCTAGCCGATCAGCTGGTCGCGGGATTGGCCGATTCGGGCCGCAACGAGATCCTTCCCCGCCGAAGCTACTTGAACGCGGTGGCGCAAATCGGGTGCCAAAATGCGAACGTGACCTTCTGCCGTGAGCTACTGTACGACGTGGCCGGAAAGAACCCGCCGCAGGTGGACGAT AAAATGTTGCGCGTCTTTCTGGGCCACTTTCCCGCCGGAGCTTCTCTGCGTCAGCTTCACCACTTTTCGCAGATCATTCGCACGGGACGCTTCGCGCAGTACGGCAGCCCTCGGGAACCGCTCTACAACCTGAGCCGCGCTCTTGTCCCGGTGGTAGTGTACTACGGTCTCAACGATAACGTCATAAACTTTCGCGATGCGCTGCAGCTTGCCGACGAGGTTCCGTATCTGGCCGGTCTGTACCAGATCGAGGATCCACTGTTCACCCATAGCGATTTCATACTGGCCAAAAATGCTGCCAGGCTGCTAAACACCAGAGTTCTGTGGGAGCTCGACCGGTACGACCAAATGTCCTAG
- the LOC128270284 gene encoding carbonic anhydrase-like → MSKNLISGVTCCGLLLLAHCFLAVNADFSYDDPDRWAETDPECAGSRQSPIDIVRAATVAAPEQDYPLKLQGFFRQPVTITVENNGHTAQYTFGWSKDSNRPTIRGGPLGSSIYAFEQLHFHWGAEDDRGSEHTFDGQALPLEGHFVFFNREYGTFEKAVEQPDGLAVMGVLFELRANRADAKWARPLGKIRQAGSSATLTGKDVFSLNDVAGTDWDRYYSYPGSLTTPPCAESVTWIVRNEPFPVAPKDLRALRNLLDSNGEPLVDNFRPVQPLNDRTVTRYGF, encoded by the exons ATGAGTAAAAACCTCATTAGTGGCGTGACGTGCTGCGGGCTACTGTTACTTGCCCACTGCTTTCTGGCGGTAAACG CGGATTTTTCCTACGATGACCCGGACCGCTGGGCGGAAACGGATCCCGAATGTGCCGGCTCACGCCAGAGTCCGATCGACATCGTGCGGGCGGCGACGGTCGCGGCTCCCGAGCAGGACTACCCGTTGAAGCTGCAAGGATTCTTTCGCCAGCCCGTCACGATCACGGTGGAGAACAACGGTCACACGGCCCAGTACACGTTCGGGTGGAGCAAGGATAGTAACCGGCCAACGATTCGGGGTGGGCCGCTGGGCAGCTCGATCTACGCGTTCGAGCAGCTCCACTTCCACTGGGGTGCCGAGGACGATCGCGGCTCGGAGCACACGTTCGACGGGCAGGCTCTGCCGCTGGAGGGACACTTTGTGTTCTTCAACCGCGAGTACGGCACGTTCGAGAAGGCCGTCGAGCAACCGGATGGTCTGGCGGTGATGGGTGTGCTGTTCGAGCTGCGCGCAAACCGGGCCGACGCCAAGTGGGCACGGCCGCTCGGCAAGATACGGCAGGCCGGATCCAGCGCCACGCTCACCGGTAAGGATGTGTTCAGCCTGAACGATGTGGCCGGCACCGACTGGGACCGGTACTACTCGTACCCGGGCAGCCTAACGACGCCTCCGTGTGCCGAGAGTGTGACCTGGATCGTGCGCAACGAaccgttcccggtggccccgaagGATCTGCGGGCTTTGCGGAACTTGCTCGACTCGAACGGTGAGCCGCTGGTTGACAACTTTCGACCGGTGCAACCGCTCAACGACCGTACGGTCACGCGCTACGGGTTCTAA
- the LOC128273316 gene encoding carbonic anhydrase 13-like, giving the protein MQLLKGYGQLVLLNFLMFMSWRPGKGFNVPNYGAPYRGTTLKRVSPAADSEYGSYFPDEEAFPSSRHGVTQDVRRAKLSAVSNPDFYFPPDPEADLVETDPPESAPEGRKYRPQTAPSASSAFSYNPKDKNGPPNWHRIDARCGGRYQSPILLNTSSALLVNRKRPLRLEGQTNVPQSILLQNDGHSAKFTYNWRAGDRPSLSGGPLKTNYLFQQFHFHWGSNSSFGSEHVYDYQRYPMEIHLVFYNGLYSSFQEASEQVDGIAVVGLFYEIYQHSVDEQLNTWTQFLRNVIRPGDEFTIQLIDTFPLYEVLGDVEWPYFSYAGSLTTPPCLETVTWIVSAKPLLVTEKEMTQFRRLRSETGKMANNFRPVQKLNYRRVFLY; this is encoded by the exons ATGCAACTGCTGAAAGGGTACGGGCAGCTCGTGCTGCTCAACTTCCTGATGTTTATGTCCTGGCGCCCCGGCAAAG GATTTAATGTTCCAAACTACGGTGCACCTTACCGGGGCACAACGCTCAAACGAGTGTCGCCAGCGGCTGATAGCGAATACGGTAGTTACTTCCCTGATGAAGAAGCCTTCCCTAGCTCACGGCACGGAGTTACTCAAGATGTACGTCGTGCGAAACTCAGCGCAGTTTCGAATCCGGATTTCTACTTTCCGCCCGATCCAGAAGCCGATCTGGTCGAAACCGATCCACCGGAGTCCGCGCCGGAGGGTCGGAAGTATCGGCCGCAGACCGCTCCATCAGCGTCGTCGGCGTTCTCCTACAACCCGAAGGATAAAAACGGTCCACCCAACTGGCACCGGATCGATGCTCGTTGCGGAGGGCGCTACCAAAGTCCAATCTTACTGAACACGAGCAGTGCCTTGCTGGTGAATCGCAAGCGACCCCTACGCCTGGAAGGTCAGACCAATGTGCCACAGTCCATCCTGCTGCAGAATGATGGCCATTCGGCCAAGTTCACCTACAACTGGCGCGCCGGTGATCGTCCCAGCTTGAGCGGTGGTCCGCTCAAGACCAACTACCTTTTCCAGCAGTTCCACTTCCACTGGGGCTCAAATAGTTCGTTCGGCTCGGAACACGTGTACGACTATCAACGCTACCCGATGGAAATCCATCTCGTGTTCTACAATGGCCTCTACAGCTCGTTCCAAGAGGCCAGCGAACAGGTAGATGGAATCGCCGTGGTTGGACTGTTCTACGAGATCTATCAGCACTCGGTGGACGAGCAGCTGAACACGTGGACGCAGTTCTTGCGCAACGTCATCAGACCGGGCGACGAGTTCACGATTCAGTTGATCGACACTTTTCCACTCTACGAAGTGCTGGGAGATGTGGAATGGCCGTACTTCTCGTACGCAGGAAGCTTAACCACGCCGCCCTGCTTGGAGACTGTCACGTGGATCGTGTCCGCCAAACCGCTGCTGGTAACGGAGAAGGAAATGACTCAGTTCCGGCGTTTGCGGTCAGAAACCGGCAAGATGGCAAACAACTTCCGGCCGGTGCAGAAACTGAACTACCGTCGAGTGTTCTTGTACTGA
- the LOC128273711 gene encoding carbonic anhydrase 7-like produces MSALCLSLLFACQPVVFSRGLQDERSDFWWSKGYPGHPNDIDYGQHPAASGARQSSSASASWSYSIKDAVGPPNWSIVAPACAGLYQSPINIVTKETLFIRKKVPLELEGLRNLPSAMTVENEGTSVKFEPHWSGRTRPTLRGGPLRNKYIFEQLHFHWGPENTLGSEHSLDGQKFPLEVHLVFYNGLYGSFDEAKREMHGLAVVAFFYEVVPNSEDYSLNRWTNFLPPVRKSGSALELSFSKSFSLNSVIGAMGWPYYSYEGSLTTPPCLETVTWIVASKRLAITEREMNLLRALDGATGGPLLQNYRPTQPVNNRRVFRY; encoded by the exons ATGAGTGCTTTGTGCCTGTCGTTGCTGTTTGCCTGTCAGCCGGTGGTGTTTAGCCGAG GTCTGCAGGACGAGCGCAGTGACTTTTGGTGGTCGAAAGGGTATCCCGGGCACCCGAACGATATCGATTACGGGCAACATCCGGCAGCGAGTGGCGCGCGGCAATCGTCGTCAGCATCGGCATCCTGGAGCTACTCGATCAAGGATGCGGTTGGGCCGCCAAACTGGAGCATCGTGGCTCCGGCGTGCGCCGGCCTATACCAGAGTCCGATCAACATCGTCACCAAAGAGACACTGTTCATCCGCAAGAAGGTCCCACTGGAGCTGGAAGGATTACGCAACCTGCCGTCGGCAATGACGGTCGAGAACGAGGGCACTTCGGTGAAGTTCGAGCCACACTGGAGCGGCCGCACTCGGCCAACGCTCCGAGGAGGCCCGCTGCGGAATAAGTACATCTTTGAGCAGCTCCACTTTCACTGGGGTCCGGAGAATACGCTCGGCTCGGAGCATTCGCTTGATGGGCAAAAGTTCCCGCTCGAAGTGCATCTGGTGTTCTACAACGGTTTGTATGGTTCGTTCGACGAGGCCAAACGCGAAATGCACGGCCTGGCGGTGGTTGCCTTTTTCTACGAAGTCGTCCCCAACTCCGAGGACTACTCGCTGAACCGGTGGACCAACTTCCTGCCGCCCGTTCGCAAGTCCGGCTCAGCGTTGGAACTTTCGTTTAGCAAATCGTTCTCGCTGAACAGCGTGATCGGTGCTATGGGGTGGCCCTATTACTCGTACGAGGGTAGCCTGACGACCCCACCGTGCCTGGAAACGGTCACCTGGATCGTGGCGTCGAAGCGGCTCGCCATCACGGAGCGGGAGATGAATCTGCTCCGAGCGCTGGACGGAGCTACCGGGGGTCCGTTGCTCCAGAACTACAGGCCCACCCAGCCGGTCAACAATCGACGTGTTTTCCGGTACTAG
- the LOC128271742 gene encoding lipase 3-like, translated as MTLVLERWVSRIVTVAVLLLPIVSDLVDARTPALATDVSSYFAIDVDDGALQTPELIRKYGYGVESHEATSADGYIVSLTRIPPKNPRTVHRYPILLVHGLLGSSADYLVIGPNNSLAYLLADQGYDVWLADMRGNRYSRKHVRLATNSSDYWDFSWHEMGYYDLPAIIEYILRRTGARQLIYIGHSQGTTVFFVMASARPEYNDRIARMYALSPAVCLKRLRSPISRWLIDHMYRLKELFDNFGVQQFLPHSALQYQISRFLCPMTDENNICMQIVNQMVGPNPKMVDMMAMQILTGHDPSGASVKQLMHFAQIQRSGQFRQYDYGRRNNTIYYSHWKPPVYNLSAVTAPVTIFYALNDWLVDPRDALRFARLLPNRPLAKAVEDENFNHLDFVMAKNARRLVYEPILSDLQEVEETAMATSA; from the exons ATGACGCTCGTGTTAGAACGTTGGGTTAGTAGAATTGTTACGGTCgcagtgttgctgctgccgatcgtaTCCGATTTAGTAGACGCCAGAACGCCGGCGTTGGCAACCGACGTCAGCAGCTATTTCGCGATCGATGTGGACGACGGTGCCTTGCAAACG CCCGAGCTGATCCGCAAATATGGATATGGCGTCGAGAGCCACGAAGCCACCAGCGCCGACGGTTACATTGTATCGTTGACGCGTATTCCACCGAAAAACCCGCGTACCGTCCACCGATATCCGATACTGCTCGTCCACGGGCTTCTGGGCAGTTCGGCCGACTATCTGGTGATCGGGCCCAACAACAGTCTAGCGTATCTGCTGGCCGACCAAGGGTACGATGTGTGGCTGGCGGATATGCGCGGCAATCGGTACTCGCGGAAGCATGTGCGCCTCGCGACCAACTCCAGCGACTACTGGGATTTCAGTTGGCACGAGATGGGCTACTACGATCTGCCGGCCATCATCGAGTACATCCTGCGCCGGACGGGCGCCCGGCAGCTCATCTACATCGGCCACTCGCAAGGTACGACCGTGTTTTTCGTGATGGCCTCTGCCAGACCGGAGTACAACGACAGGATCGCACGGATGTACGCCCTCTCGCCGGCCGTTTGCCTCAAACGGCTCCGCAGTCCCATATCTCGGTGGTTGATTGACCATATGTACCGCCTAAAGGAGCTGTTCGACAACTTTGGAGTGCAACAGTTTCTTCCCCACAGTGCCCTGCAGTATCAGATCTCGCGCTTTCTGTGCCCGATGACTGACGAAAACAACATTTGCATGCAGATTGTGAATCAGATGGTTGGCCCGAATCCCAAAATGGTGGACATG ATGGCCATGCAAATCCTGACCGGGCACGACCCGTCCGGCGCATCGGTGAAGCAGCTGATGCACTTCGCCCAGATCCAGCGGTCCGGCCAGTTCCGGCAGTACGATTATGGTCGGCGCAACAACACCATCTACTACAGTCACTGGAAGCCGCCGGTTTACAATCTGTCGGCCGTGACCGCCCCGGTCACCATTTTCTACGCCCTGAACGACTGGCTGGTCGATCCGCGTGATGCGCTGCGGTTCGCGCGACTCCTGCCGAACCGGCCGCTAGCGAAGGCAGTCGAGGACGAGAACTTCAATCACCTTGACTTTGTGATGGCCAAAAATGCGCGCCGTCTCGTGTACGAGCCGATACTGAGTGATCTCCAGGAGGTCGAAGAGACCGCGATGGCGACCAGCGCGTAA
- the LOC128272196 gene encoding transmembrane protein 235, giving the protein MPCSAVTLSLATISAIIAVALLAIAFSTDNWQSYDVKRNNIQTFIAKHPDAASLTDSFNNRLIYYTRTRGLFRYCYPKERPPSSFVQIYLSPVETHCSNIDYFPANDESKESDSYSDDIMTRLHLARSVIAAFILSFVVIFCAFWTGLSGCWKRSAGAITATAILMLTACLLAAGAMGLWHTVEFFEKEKVVGEEYYQQWNSVLRDNTRLSYDWSYIVAWAGVACSLLASILLSGAAVCLRGEREKEEQLNLQYLMPVYPQKQPPYPYGGFPQPQLYPQPYYHGSQYGPYNY; this is encoded by the exons ATGCCCTGCAGTGCCGTAACGCTGTCGCTGGCGACGATatccgccatcatcgccgttGCCCTGTTGGCAATCGCCTTCTCAACCGACAACTGGCAGAGCTACGACGTGAAGCGGAATAACATACAG ACCTTTATCGCCAAACATCCGGACGCGGCCTCGCTGACGGACAGCTTCAACAATCGGCTCATCTACTACACGCGAACACGCGGCCTGTTCCGATACTGCTACCCGAAGGAGCGTCCTCCGTCTTCGTTCG TTCAAATCTACCTGTCGCCGGTGGAAACACACTGTTCCAACATTGACTACTTCCCGGCGAACGACGAAAGCAAGGAATCCGACTCATACAGCGATGACATCATGACCCGACTCCATCTCGCACGTTCCGTCATTGCCGCCTTCATACTGAG TTTCGTCGTGATCTTCTGTGCCTTCTGGACCGGGCTTTCGGGATGCTGGAAGCGTTCGGCCGGTGCCATAACAGCGACGGCCATACTGATGCTCACCGCGTGCCTGCTCGCTGCCGGCGCGATGGGTCTCTGGCATACGGTGGAGTTTTTCGAGAAGGAAAAGGTGGTCGGCGAGGAGTACTACCAGCAGTGGAACTCT GTACTCCGGGACAATACTCGTCTGTCATACGATTGGTCGTACATTGTGGCCTGGGCCGGTGTGGCCTGCAGTCTGCTGGCCTCGATCCTGCTATCCGGAGCGGCCGTCTGTCTGCGGGGTGAGCGCGAAAAGGAAGAACAGCTGAACCTGCAGTATCTGATGCCCG TGTACCCCCAAAAGCAGCCTCCCTACCCGTACGGTGGTTTCCCCCAGCCTCAGCTCTATCCGCAGCCATACTACCACGGATCGCAGTACGGACCGTATAACTACTGA